One Helianthus annuus cultivar XRQ/B chromosome 7, HanXRQr2.0-SUNRISE, whole genome shotgun sequence genomic region harbors:
- the LOC118480469 gene encoding uncharacterized protein LOC118480469 encodes MKKRSVGQSGRNNVNSRSNQSAAPSSSVASALPFTSEQITKLMSLIGEKSEGEQQKSNMAGESSYVNNFVSCSSFVNFEHGYRWVVDSGANQHMVNTDKDMINCVDVSECGLKVGHPNGTSVNVIKIGELKLINNVVLKDVFFVPGYSVNLLSVHKLAKDNNIAVLFNESNCMLQDLKSKKVLVIGNQENGLYYVGRHGFLRLC; translated from the coding sequence ATGAAAAAGAGATCTGTAGGTCAGTCAGGTAGGAACAATGTGAATAGCAGGTCAAACCAGTCTGCTGCTCCTTCTAGTTCTGTTGCATCTGCTCTTCCTTTTACTTCTGAGCAGATTACTAAGTTGATGAGTTTAATTGGTGAAAAGTCAGAAGGAGAGCAGCAAAAGTCTAACATGGCAGGTGAGTCTAGTTATGTGAATAACTTTGTTAGTTGTTCTAGTTTTGTTAATTTTGAACATGGTTATAGATGGGTTGTTGATTCGGGGGCAAATCAACATATGGTAAATACTGATAAGGATATGATTAACTGTGTTGATGTTTCTGAATGTGGTTTAAAAGTTGGTCATCCAAATGGAACTAGTGTAAATGTCATAAAGATTGGTGAATTGAAACTGATTAATAATGTTGTTTTAAAAGATGTTTTCTTTGTTCCTGGTTATAGTGTCAATCTGCTGTCAGTGCATAAGTTAGCAAAAGACAATAATATTGCTGTATTGTTTAATGAAAGTAATTGTATGttacaggatttgaaatcaaagaAAGTCCTGGTGATTGGTAACCAGGAAAATGGGCTGTATTATGTGGGTAGACATG